Proteins from a genomic interval of Candidatus Aegiribacteria sp.:
- a CDS encoding glycosyltransferase family 9 protein, with translation MMSGILKKLEVLSRRILFRAIAPGVSSGNVPSSLPVDETVDSILIMRQDRIGDMIMTLPLIRRIRSLYPGIRTGIVASESNRIILKYEKGLDVITYRKDPGGFVSSLLEARNFSPDAIVDMHMHDSTTSFVYALFSGAEWKLHIDRENRLPFNVRVKAPQDGHIMDAFSGLLSGLGKRIETVSMHREVTLSAEETGFAEDFWNRSATLPENCVAVNISAGGENRRWGVERYARVCSCIMELGLKPLILYSPQDSSSAEAVCRSEPGSIISPVTPGILHLAAIIRSVSMLVSPDTSVIHLAASYGIPVVGMYLPFDPSLPKWYPWDVKSEIMMASDHNSLDSVTPEMVSGAVRRLVSDAVHSVH, from the coding sequence ATGATGTCCGGTATACTGAAAAAACTGGAAGTACTGAGCAGGAGAATTCTTTTTCGGGCAATTGCTCCGGGAGTATCATCGGGTAACGTGCCTTCATCCCTGCCAGTTGATGAGACCGTTGACAGTATACTCATAATGAGGCAGGACAGGATTGGGGACATGATAATGACTCTGCCCCTGATTCGAAGGATCAGGAGCCTCTACCCCGGTATCAGAACAGGAATAGTAGCTTCGGAATCCAACAGGATCATCCTTAAATACGAAAAAGGTCTGGACGTTATTACATACAGGAAGGATCCAGGTGGGTTTGTTTCGTCACTTCTTGAAGCCCGGAACTTCAGCCCTGACGCTATAGTCGACATGCACATGCACGATTCCACAACCTCATTCGTATATGCGTTGTTTTCGGGCGCAGAATGGAAACTGCATATTGACCGTGAAAACAGGCTGCCCTTCAACGTCAGGGTGAAAGCTCCCCAGGATGGCCATATCATGGATGCCTTCTCGGGATTGCTGTCTGGATTGGGAAAGCGGATTGAAACCGTTTCAATGCATCGTGAAGTAACCCTTTCCGCAGAAGAGACCGGCTTTGCTGAAGACTTCTGGAATCGTTCAGCCACGTTACCGGAAAACTGCGTGGCGGTCAATATTTCAGCGGGGGGAGAGAATCGCCGATGGGGGGTGGAGAGATACGCTCGAGTATGCAGCTGTATCATGGAACTGGGGCTGAAACCTCTCATTCTTTATTCACCTCAGGATTCGAGTTCAGCCGAAGCAGTCTGCAGGAGCGAACCGGGTTCAATCATTTCACCTGTAACACCGGGCATTCTTCATCTGGCAGCCATCATTCGAAGTGTTTCAATGCTGGTAAGCCCCGACACATCGGTAATTCATCTGGCCGCTTCGTACGGGATTCCAGTGGTGGGAATGTATCTTCCATTCGATCCATCTCTTCCTAAATGGTACCCATGGGATGTGAAAAGTGAGATAATGATGGCATCGGATCACAACTCTCTTGATTCGGTAACTCCTGAAATGGTTTCTGGAGCTGTAAGGAGACTTGTTTCAGATGCGGTGCACAGCGTTCATTGA
- a CDS encoding glycosyltransferase family 2 protein — MPLNLSVVITSFNSALTLADTIESLLKLDVTEAPSEIIVVDNASSDRSACIAESYDMIKLLRSSENRGLATANNMGAAEASGNSILFLNPDTVILPGALHSLMKFEEKHPEAALLGPAMVDSNGIIQSTARTWPTLLDIALRRTFLGKLPGSERRLQKHLNPVDTDHPAMVDWIVGAAMWLTPAGREKIGFMSEKYFLYFEDVQWCIRANKAGMAVWYVPEAVIRHDSRRASAGGSVKALWYHLKSMVRFFSEYPCAITGKCGTSRTKEGRFPS, encoded by the coding sequence ATGCCACTTAATCTTTCTGTAGTAATTACATCGTTCAACAGTGCATTGACACTTGCAGATACTATCGAATCTCTGCTGAAGTTAGATGTTACTGAAGCTCCAAGCGAAATAATTGTAGTCGATAACGCGTCATCGGATCGGTCAGCTTGCATCGCTGAAAGTTACGATATGATAAAATTGCTGCGTTCTTCAGAAAACCGGGGCCTTGCCACTGCAAACAACATGGGCGCCGCTGAAGCTTCTGGAAACAGTATCCTGTTTCTTAATCCGGATACCGTGATACTACCCGGAGCACTTCATTCTCTCATGAAGTTCGAGGAAAAACATCCTGAAGCAGCCCTTCTAGGCCCCGCGATGGTCGATTCCAATGGCATTATCCAGTCCACCGCGCGAACCTGGCCTACACTACTTGATATCGCTCTTAGAAGAACATTCCTGGGAAAGCTGCCCGGATCTGAACGTCGCCTTCAAAAACACCTCAATCCTGTTGACACGGATCACCCGGCCATGGTAGACTGGATCGTTGGCGCCGCAATGTGGCTTACACCCGCTGGTAGGGAAAAGATCGGTTTCATGTCCGAAAAATACTTCCTCTATTTTGAAGATGTGCAATGGTGCATTCGAGCAAATAAAGCGGGAATGGCTGTCTGGTACGTACCGGAGGCAGTTATCAGGCATGACAGCAGAAGAGCAAGTGCTGGAGGATCTGTTAAAGCTCTATGGTACCATTTGAAAAGTATGGTAAGATTTTTCAGTGAATATCCCTGTGCCATTACAGGAAAATGCGGTACTTCTCGCACAAAGGAAGGACGATTCCCGAGTTGA
- a CDS encoding HU family DNA-binding protein — translation MTKKDLVTHVAENADITKKQAGIAVDAVLDGIKNTLSRGNKVSLVGFGTFSVKHRKSRTGVNPHTKKKMTYPAKSVPKFKAGKGLKDAVL, via the coding sequence GTGACTAAAAAAGATCTCGTAACACACGTTGCCGAAAATGCAGATATCACCAAGAAGCAGGCAGGCATCGCGGTAGATGCCGTACTTGATGGAATCAAAAACACATTAAGTAGGGGCAATAAAGTCAGCCTTGTCGGTTTCGGAACTTTTTCCGTAAAACACCGCAAGAGCAGAACTGGTGTAAACCCGCACACCAAAAAGAAGATGACCTATCCAGCAAAGAGTGTACCAAAATTCAAGGCCGGAAAAGGCCTGAAGGACGCTGTTCTTTAG
- a CDS encoding sugar transferase codes for MRKEGITPASFLLPLGDFILIVGVYILGYWLRHFALSDLLEQLFGIPNDFRLGLWNYIISGSVMACVELMMFRAFRVYRKEFGIASVEELSWILRVSFIAVVVTFAFTFASRQLMFSRFILIFAFPTTSIAIYAWHGLFHRFFKWFTLKSGKGIKVVFYGYNNYANELKEYMQKKVSIPYVTEGFITTGCAGKDTQNNLFSFDSDSAMFNWMHENNISELIITDPDISREDTARLIYNCEQEDISYKLIADVSDLVTSTTRVTYLDGITMIESVPPPLSGSSIVLKRIFDLLLAVPVVILLMPLGILIAIAIVIDSGFPVFYSQTRLGREQKKFRLLKFRSMKVGTDLKKEDLLPVDNHELLSKLKKDPRITRVGRFIRKFSLDELPQLFNVLSGSMSLVGPRPHIPEEVKRYSVKHFKKLEVLPGMTGVCQVSGRNDLKYREMVKLDLYYVDNWSIWMDLSILIMTIPAILLRKGAY; via the coding sequence TTGAGAAAAGAAGGAATTACCCCCGCTTCCTTTCTTCTCCCCCTGGGAGATTTCATCCTCATTGTAGGCGTTTATATCCTCGGCTACTGGCTTCGTCATTTTGCTCTTTCTGATCTCCTGGAACAGTTATTCGGAATCCCTAACGATTTCAGGCTCGGGCTCTGGAACTACATAATATCAGGTTCCGTTATGGCCTGCGTAGAACTGATGATGTTCAGGGCTTTCAGGGTTTACAGAAAAGAATTCGGCATAGCATCGGTAGAGGAACTGTCCTGGATTCTTCGAGTATCTTTCATTGCGGTTGTTGTAACCTTTGCTTTTACATTTGCCTCAAGGCAGCTGATGTTCTCAAGATTCATTCTTATCTTCGCTTTTCCAACCACATCCATAGCGATTTATGCATGGCATGGCTTGTTCCACAGATTCTTCAAATGGTTCACCCTTAAGTCAGGCAAAGGAATAAAGGTTGTTTTCTACGGATATAACAACTACGCGAATGAACTCAAGGAATACATGCAGAAAAAGGTATCCATTCCTTATGTAACCGAAGGTTTCATAACAACCGGTTGCGCCGGAAAAGATACGCAGAATAACCTTTTCAGTTTTGATTCGGATTCAGCCATGTTCAACTGGATGCATGAGAATAACATCAGTGAACTGATAATTACCGATCCCGATATTTCCAGAGAAGATACTGCCAGGCTCATTTACAACTGTGAACAGGAGGATATCTCCTACAAACTGATCGCTGATGTCTCCGATCTTGTTACAAGTACAACAAGGGTGACCTACCTGGATGGAATAACAATGATAGAATCTGTCCCTCCTCCCCTGAGCGGCAGCAGCATCGTACTGAAAAGGATATTTGATCTGTTGCTGGCTGTACCAGTGGTGATACTTCTTATGCCTCTTGGTATTCTGATAGCCATTGCGATAGTAATAGATTCAGGATTTCCAGTTTTCTATAGTCAGACACGGCTTGGCAGGGAGCAGAAAAAATTCAGATTATTGAAATTCAGATCAATGAAAGTTGGGACCGATCTAAAGAAAGAGGATCTCCTGCCCGTAGATAACCATGAACTTCTCTCCAAACTCAAAAAGGACCCCCGCATTACCCGTGTGGGACGGTTTATCCGTAAGTTCAGTCTGGATGAACTGCCTCAGCTTTTTAACGTACTTTCAGGAAGCATGAGCCTTGTAGGTCCGCGCCCGCATATTCCCGAAGAGGTTAAGAGATACTCCGTCAAACACTTCAAAAAACTTGAGGTTCTCCCCGGAATGACCGGAGTCTGCCAGGTTTCCGGTAGAAACGATCTTAAGTACAGGGAAATGGTGAAGCTTGATCTCTATTACGTTGATAACTGGTCGATATGGATGGACCTTTCCATACTGATCATGACCATTCCGGCAATTCTTCTGCGAAAAGGCGCCTACTGA